The DNA segment GAAGTAGGTGCTAAGGGCTATACTGTTTAAAGCAAGTATCATTATCACATGACATCCTTAAAAACTAACCTGTTCTTGGATAGCATTCCACGCAGCTGTGCCGAGCTCGTTAGCATAGGAGTCAACACTACCGGTGGCATTTTGTGTGTTGTTGTAGTTATTCTTCAGGAAATCCACACCCTCGTTGGTGACGAAGTCCTTGATTTCGGCCGAGTAGATCGCGGCGAGGATACCGGCTGCAAGTTGAGCGCAGAAGATTAACAGGAGGAGCACAAAGTACTAaaagagaacgaaaaaaaagaaaagaaataaaatctgGACACAGATGGAAACAGAATTTGATAAATACAGAGCCTTTCACATGTACGTCCGGGACCAAACCTATGGAATAGCCTTCCCCAATTTATAACGAGAGCAGAGACCCAATCATCTTTCGAGTCTTAACTGAAGACCTTCTGATCCCCACTCTAACGTCgccaaaagaataaaataattgttGCACTACTAGgacaatatttgatttgaactgaatgatgatTTTAAGTACTGTTTCAAGACATTGAAACTTTTgagacatttatttttttatcaagcgCTATGAGCGCCCAGCAGAAGAGAATACAGTTATACAGCTGTAGGTCAAGTTtttctctgtagtattagtgCTATCTTTTTCTTCAGCATGACATGGAAAGACAAGTAATAGTGTGCCTAACTATTATTGGGAAGTTTTATGCATGGTGTtaatatttttctattcattatggatatttctatcatttttgATTAATGTAATAAAATTCAGAACCTTACCACTCCCAGCATGCACTTGTTCTCGCAACAGGCGCCCCCACAGCCGAATCCAGAAACAATGACGACAAAGCAACCAGCAGCTGAGTGTTGAATGACAAGGAAACAGGATtatatgtatgaaatattagTACATCAATATGGACACATTATAATGAATGaacgtcatcataatcatgatctccatcatcgtcatcaccatcttcgtcattatcatcatcatccccctatcatcatcactatcaactccatcatcaacatcaccaccaccaccatcatcattatcatcatcaccaacaccaccaccaccatcatcatcattatcatcaacatcatcaccaccaccatcataatctcCTTTGCAATCAGCTTCATCAtcttcacaatcatcatcatcatcatcatcaccaacaccaccaccatcatcatcatcatcaacatcatcaccaccaccaccaccaccatcatctccttTGCAATCAGCTTCATCAtcttcacaatcatcatcatcatcaccatcatcatcatcaccaccaccaccaccatcatcatctcctttGCAATCAGCTTCATCATCTTcacaatcatcaacatcatcaacatcatcacaatcacaatcaccaccactaccaccatcagcACCATCTTATCAAGACCATAGCCTCATCATTTCTATCTAGTTCCTGTCTATTTTATACAGATGTTAGACTTTTTCAAAGTTCTCTCTAGAACAGAGCAGtggtgtgtttcataaagccattTGCGAGTTACAAATTACTTTACGAATGACTGTTGATCATTTCTTAATATGACCTAAACAAGTATGAAAATCCAGTgcatatcatttaccacaagaacaGGCCACCAATTATGCATAAAGTGATTTGCAAATTACCaacagctttttgaaacacAAAGCTATTTGCAAAGTTATGCACAAGTGCAACATGTCCTTGGGTGCTAcgtgtattacatgtacattcaacaTTTAGCATGAGAGACGATCACTCGTAGTGCGTAAAGTCACGTGcagcttacgaacagctttaagaAACAATCTACAAGTAGTTAGAAGCGTGGAAAACTCACCGATGATAACATAAGCACCGACCCGGAGGAGGTCATTTTGAAGAAGGTTTGCTACATCTTCGATCCTAATCCAATCAGTGAAACCAAGAGCTAGGAACGTCCCGGTTACTATCAGGCCAACACCGCAGAGctattcaggaaaaaaaaaagataaaaacacaaaattcaTGATATAATAATTACAGATTCTTAAAGTGTTTtatattgtgacgtcacatgcgagcagcCCTCCAGCCCAAGTCATTTGATATAAAATCCTTATacagggggatgtttcacaaagatttaagtatgacttagagttgcacttacATGAAGATGCGAACATGATATGCAGCACgcaatattattgatcaatacgcttTAGTGCACGTCCTTAatagcatgatctgaccaatgtggtcatACCTTTTATACCGCACGCAACCAGACATTTAAAGTGCAACTCCCCTGGAGTGGTTTTGATGCTATACATGAAGGTTGTACTTGAGAATT comes from the Lytechinus variegatus isolate NC3 chromosome 9, Lvar_3.0, whole genome shotgun sequence genome and includes:
- the LOC121421513 gene encoding tetraspanin-18-like, which translates into the protein MQGCAQNCLKFILVFLNLLIFLCGVGLIVTGTFLALGFTDWIRIEDVANLLQNDLLRVGAYVIIAAGCFVVIVSGFGCGGACCENKCMLGVYFVLLLLIFCAQLAAGILAAIYSAEIKDFVTNEGVDFLKNNYNNTQNATGSVDSYANELGTAAWNAIQEQLDCCGVNGIQDYQENPYVNSAEILSCTSSDGSPREGCQQPLESLLEMYSTVIGATAIGVACLELFCMVFAVCLCRNVGQDD